acaagcatgtgaaaagatgctcaaaatcatccataattaaagaaatgtaggggagggtatggctcagtggtggaATGTGTGCCTAACAGGcatgggtcctgggttcaatcctcagtacttccattagaataagtaaataaaacctaattacctctccccacaaatgcagtactgtatgtcaattacatctaaatgaaactggaaggaaaataaagtttttaaaaataaatgcaaatcaaaagcataatgaggtaccacttcacatccactggTATGGCtctaataagaagaaaaaataaaactggttgcTGAGAATATTGACAAATaagaaccctcatacattgctgatgggaatgtaatatGGTACAGtcagtgtggaaaacagtttggcagttcctccaaAGGTTAAACatataattaccatatgatccagcaatactaCCTggatatatatgcaaaaaaattgaaaaagtgtaTGTAAACAAATTTGTGTACcaaaatgttcattgcagcatcattcatagtagccaaaaagtgtccaccaacagatgaatgaatgaacaaaatgtagTTTATACACACAATGGAGTGCTATACAGCCATAAACAgcaatgaagtactgacacatgctataacatagacgaaccttgaaaacattatgctaagtgaaataagccagacacaaaaagacaaatattgtatgatcccaCTTAAATTAAATATGTAGAATAGGCAAATGTACAGAGACAGCAAGTAGATTACACATTCCCAGGCTCTAGGGGGAGGGGATTGGAGAGTATTTGCTTAAgaggtacagagtttctgtttgggatgatgaaaaaatttggaaattgtagtgatggttgcacaatattgtgaatgtaattaatgccactgtacagtacacttaaaaatgataaaatggcagggagggtataggtatagctcagtggtagggtgcatgttTAATATGCACCAgcttctgggttcaatccctgctGTGTCCAGCACAGCTCGGCATCATGTCTGAGGACCAGTGatgcaagacttaagaaacaaagagacaaagtaaagagcgAAGATGGGACAAGGGGATTCAAGATCTCATGGATCTAGAGCCCTGAAAGCCTGgtcaacatcatatttattagtATATAGCTCAGAAAAATATgcgatcaaagaggtggggcctttttttttttttttttttttttgaggtggggctttagatattccacACGATAAAGCACTAAATTCTGCTTActggttaactgattaatttcaggccaatcccttccaggaacaatcaccctcctggGGGTATGCAAAATTTCTGAGTCTATCCTCTCATTGCCTCTGGGACATCTCAGGATAGCAAGTACTTCCCCTGGGTTCAACagcatgctttcatgccagaacaaagttctgttaatggatcTTCTGGCTTTCCAAGACCATCTATTGTTTCACCCTGAGaaaatatctgccctccttcaTGCCCTTATGGTTAATATCAGGATTGCtcatcacaaattttctttttcttttttttctttttgtgaagtggaagttgttttattttaatactagGAAGAAGGAGGTATAGCAAGTGATTATTACAATTCTGAGACATTCTAACAGCTGACGTATTTTGAAGgcttattataagaaaatgattacatttaaccacaaattttctttagcataatatgTGCTATAGATCGTCTACTGCGCAAAATATTAGAACAAAGCAAGCATGTGTATTTTAAGTAAGCaagtgtgaatataatattttaagctcatggaaatttaggaGCAGCTtgttttctagttccttgttttccagcagcttgtttcccagcaaatccccagtacctccattaaaaaaaaaaaaaaaaaaagaataaatggcaaaaaaagattaaatggcaaatttattatatatatattttagcagaataaagaagatatatatagcTTATTCCCATCTGCATACAGTCATGCTATTCCCTCATCTTAATGAACATGACATTATACTCAATAGTAAAAGACTGAAAActttctaagatcaggaacaagacaaggatacccacttttgccacttctatttaacatagtactggCTATCCTAGCCAAAGAAgttaggcaggaaaaagaaataaaaggcatccaactcaaaggaagaagtaaaattatctttgctcacagatgacatgatcttatatgtagaaaatccccaGAATTCCACACACCCAAGAACtgttagaactgataaatgaattcagcaaagctAAAGGATACAAAATTGACAAACAAAATCCAATGAGTTTtgtaaaaaacaaagcaaacaaacaaacaaacaaaaccccataaacagaaacctcaattaattaaatagagttgggagaccagaaagGAGAGCCTTCATGCCCTGAGACCCTAGCAGAGCCCAAGAGTAAGAAGAAAGATTCCTTTTTCACTGGCAAAGACCAGCCAGTAAAAAGCCACAGACTCTGTTTATTAtaccctcccaacttcctttttctctgtgtaAAAACATCCTTCTTCCTTTGCAGTACAGGAACTTGTGTGTGGTTCACTGTGGTTGCAGACCTTGAACTGCAACTGTCTGCCAATCCCAAAGATACTTATCTTTGCAGGACAAATATCAagcagtctatttgtttcaggtcagAAATTTCTCTATATGAACAATAAACAAtctggaaaggaaattaagaaaaacaattccatttacaacagcattgaaaagaataaaatacttaggaattaaccaAAGAGATGAAAGACTTGTATAATGGAAAccacaaaacattgctgaaagaattgaagaagacacaaataaatggaaaatcatcccatgttcatgggttagaagacttaatattgttaggATAGCAACACTCCCCtgagaaatctacagatttaatgaaatccctatcaaaatccaatggcattttttgTAGAAAGAAAAGTCCATCCTAAGATTCATATGGAATCTTAAGGGACCCCCAATAGCCAAAAcaaatcttgaaaataaaaagaataaagttggagatctcacactttctgatttcgtAACTTATGACAAAGCTTTTGTAATCACAACAGTGTAGTACTGGCAAAAAGAGATTTATATTAACCAATGGAAttgaatagagtccagaaataaaacctcacgtatatggtcaaatgatttttgacaaaggtaccaGTACCATTCAATGTCTTTTCAAACAATGGCATCTGGGAAActgtctatccacatgcaaaaatgtGGGAGGTGGAGATATTGAATGATATTTTCTGAACTGATAAAGAACTTTGAGACTGAAAAATGAAGCGAACAACTCCAAGCAAGCAATCTTGAAGTTTATTGTGGGTACTTACTTACAGCCGCATTACTTACATAATCACAGCTGCACTCTGCAAAGGGGAACCCGGGATTTAAATGTgccaaagctaaaaatagaatttgACTACCAAGTAAGAAGCACATCTGCGTTCAAGGGAACCGGGGCTTTTTCCTCCATGGGGCTCTCATGATCATTAACCAACTGTGTCAGCAAAAggcatttttccagttttcacaACAGATGAAGGCAAGAGTAAAAGTTGATAGGAAAGCCATCTGGCTTGGTCTCACTCTTTGCAACTGGACTAAAGCTCCTGCAGAAAGAGGAGGGTGCAGGACTGCAGGCCTAAggtagagctgacaaaatggagTCAGTGTGGTTCAGCCACACAGATTGACAGTTTATTTAGCTGTCCCTATGATTCTTTGAATCTGTGGTCTGATGGCCTTTGTAACTCTCCCATCAATGTTCATTTGCATTCCCCATTCCTATCTGTGTGGTTCTGGACACTGGAGGGAGGCAGTCTGGAGGGCTGTGTTtacctgcctcctcccactcctcttgAGGTCCCCCTTGAGGCAGATATCTCCACCTCTGATAAATGTGGCTGCCTCCCTGATGCAATGAAGAAGGGACCCTTGGAAGGAACAGTGCCTCTTGGCTGATGTCCTGGGTCTCTGAGACAAGAGACAATGTGGTTCAGAGGACATACATTGTTAATTGTCCTGTGAAGGGTCCAAGGAGCTGTGAAGGGTCTAAGATATTATCCTATTTGCAAATCAAAGAGCCAGCCTGAAACAATTTTATTCACATATACTAACTTAATCATAAGATCCCTGGTTCAGAGACAGACTGTTAAATGACAGAGTCTTGCATCAGTTCCCCATCCTCAAATTCCCCATTAGATGATACAGTGAAAGTCAGCGTAGCTGTATGTGCAGAGGGACTTTACACTACAGGAGAGGAatcctgaaattataaaactcagAGTTTATGTAGAACAAGTGGCATAGTTGTGTCTCCTCCCTAGGGGAcgggggaaagaaagaataagcaaGTGGCTCTGGGTTTTATTACCTTGGGAAAGGAGCAGCTGGCTCTTAGAAAGTGCACTGGAGAGGAGACATTCTGTATCATCCTAGGAATGTTTATGATTCAGACATCTTAACAAAGGTGCCAGTAATCTGCTTAGAAAGACCCCACTGAACAGAAACCCTTGGTTCTCCCACGCAGGCCTAGACAGGCAACATTTCCCTGCCCCTTCTGCCTCTGCAGTTCTTTTCTAAGTTAGGGCAGGTATGGTTTCTAGGGAGTTAGTCTGAAGAAAGTTTAAGTGTAATGGAGTTCCTATACAGCAAtgtgcccagcacatagcagACACCCAGTAAATACGTGTTGAGTGAATGACACGGACCATTGTTTAAGATTTTAATGAAGATGGGGGTAGAGGGTGGGTTGGTTGAGACGTCCTGACGAGGCTCCCCAGAAGCCAGGGCACTCTGAGGCCAATGGATTGTTCTCCCCTGGGCTTCAGGCATAGCCCCGGGCTCCTTGAAGCAGCGCCAGAGTTCCAGACACGCCCACGGTCAAGGCGGAACGCGCACAGGCTGGGACCACCCCAGAGGGCATCGGGTCTTCTTGGTGCTTGAGGGCTCCAGGGTCCAGTAAGGGATTCCCATCCAGTGTCAGGTTACTCACCTCTGGCAGTTCGTCTGGCCGTGGCGCTCTGTTCAGCCTGTTGCAGCTGAGATCAAGCACGCTGAGTTTGGGCGGCAGTCCTTTAGGCACTTGCTCCAGCCCAGCGAACGACAAATTGAGAGAGTTCAGTGTGCGGGGCCAGACACACCGGGGATCGTCCGAGGCGGCGGCGCGCAGCGAGTTGTGACTGAGATCCAGACGGTGTGGTTGCACACCCGCCGCCGCCAGCGCTGCGCACACTCCGCTGGGCGTCTCCATCCCCGCGTTGCGTAGCGCCAGATCCTGGAGGGCCGGGAACTTGTGAGGACAGAGGGCCGTAGTCAGCCCGCGCTCGCTCAGTCCAGGATTGTCAGACAGGTCTAGGGTGGTAAGGGTCGGGAAGGTGCGGAGCTGTGCGCAAGAGAAAGCAAGCGGATGTGTTTGCGCAATGTTCAGTACCCTGAGGCCCGGCTTGAGCCACTGCTGCAGTTTGCTGAGCCACGCACCTCCTGTTGCCCAGGACACGTTATGGATTCTGAGGGTAGAGAGTGCTGGCCCAGGGTCTTTCacaggcggcggcggcagcaggcTGGTTACCTCCAGGTCCTCCAGCGTCAGTTCCTTTAGGCGTGAATACCCGAGCACATGCAGGACGGCGACCAGAAGCTGAGAGGGAACCTGTGCAGCGCCCACCGTGAGCCGCCGCAATCGCAGAGCCCTGACCATGTCAACATACTGCTTCGGGTCGGAGTTGGCTTTCTTTAGAAACTGTTCCAGGCTGCGGCCACCTCCACGAATCTCCACCTCGACGGCAACCATACACTGCAAGGCACTGGACCAGTCAGGCTCCGGATCCGTGAAGTTGCAGACGCAGCGGAAATCTTCATCGTCCAGTTGGCAGGGTTCCAGTTCGTCCGCAGACACGcgcagcagtggcagcagcagcagcagtaggtAGGGCACAGGCGCCTAGGAAGACGGGGGAGGTTAAGGAGGCCCCTGCTGCCCCTGAGGTTTCCCGAGTAGACCCTATTCGGCCCCAAGAACATACACTTACCATGGTCGATGTGTCCTCAGAGCCTCTGGGTCtccagctggctggctggctctcGGAAGGGCTGTAACTTCTTTCCTGTCTGGCGACACTCGCCGGCTTCCAGTCTCCACAAACGTCCTAAATCTTTGGCAACCTCGAAGAGTTTATGTAACCCTGAGATGTCACTTTGTTCCCTCCTCTTTGAACCCTGTCACTCTCCACTTCTCTTCCTCCCAACCACCCCATTCCGTACCATTCCGGGAAATTTTGCAATGAAGCATGTTGCCAGGAGAGGGGCCATAAGAGGAAGGATCTTGCAAGTCGTCTAGGGCCCTCTGTGGCAGGCTTCGCCCTGATGACTCAGGCGCCCCGAGACTTGTCTGGGTTGGAGAAAGGATCCCCACTGCCTCAGGCTGGGACTCTCACCTCCCCTGCCTATATCCCTGACTCAACTGGTAGTTTCCTTGACTTTTCCCTAGACTTGGTGGTTACTATTGCCCTCCTGTCACCCAAGTCCTCTGATATTTAACTGGATATTTTGTGGAAGAGATTACAAACTTCATCTATTGACTTGAAGGGCTAGAATTAGGTTTAATAGAAGGAAGTTCTGAAGAACAACTCCCCACTCACAACCCCCCTTTTTAACTGACAGCTGGCAGttcttaaaatttgtttattaagAAAGTAacggttttttaaaaattgaagtatagttgatgtacaatattacataaattacagatatacaatatagtgatttacaACTTTAAAGTAATAGCTTTCTTAAAAGTAGAGGTGTTTAACAGAGACACATCGGCTAAGTCACTACCTCTCTTAGAGCTTCCACTTCCCCATCCCGAAATTGAGAAACAAGATGTTCCTGATATAATTTTCTCGCTTGGACCtagctccctgccccccacccagcaCAAATCGTACGTCCTAGGAAGGAAAGTCTGGACCTATGTTGAATGAGGATTAACTAGTAGCTCACCTGTTTTGTCAAGGGAAAAAAGGAGGTGTCCTAAGAGGGTGGGAAAATGTTACTGAAGCAGGTTTGCTTGTCCAATGTGCAGTAACCCAAATGCTGAGAAGCTAAagtttgcagcagagaaagagTTTATTCACAAGACATCCAAATGAGGACCAGGGAGAACAAATCTCAGATCTGCCTCCCTGAAGGCGAGGGGCTTCGGATATTTATGAGTGAAGGATATAGGGTGGTTGGAGGTGCAGGGGAAGGTGACCGGAGACAggaaaaagatgaggaaataaatCATTGCTCACTCAGGTGTGTCTGAGTTACATGCTTCTTATGGttcacatttttggaaaatggTGGCATTAGCATGGGGAGAGTTTTGGCCCTCTGACCTCACACAGGGCCAGTTGGAGGGTGGTGATTCCAACCAGTCTTAATCAGCTGGAATGTGAACTGGACAAGAACTGACTCTAAGTTCCTGAAAATCAACTTAAACAGCCATTACTATAGCAACCCATATTTCAGAGGGGGCAGTTACTCACTGGGGGGCAGTTAAAGGAGTCTTGTGACATATTGTCTAAGCTACATGAGGGTATGTAAATTTGCAGGAACAATTAAGGTGAGCTTGATTGGTGAAGTCAGGttacatagtattatttattAAGCAAGTTACACTTCGAGGGATCTAATTGATGACTGCCCTCAGTTTCAGAAAAGCtatgcctttatttatttatttatttatttatttatttatttatttacttatttattttttggtcttttttttcctcccttttaatACCTGAATGTTAAATTTCaaaatcacactttttttttttcagaaaggctATGCTTTTAAAACAGCCCTCATAAGTCTGAACTTCTGTATTTCTAGGTAAAGGGCTACATCAAAAATTTTTGAATTCTCACTTTCCTATTTTCCAGAAGCAGCTTCACATCTGCCCCCAGTCCAAACAATGAGGCTTCATCAGACCACACTGCCCTCTGTGTATCCTGTTGGTCATGCTCTTATACCCTAAGCCATGCTTAAAGGCCAGACCAGGTCACTGGGACATCCCTGAGGACCAAGATatgagtatagctcagtgttaaATACACTAACTCTGCAGTTAGACAACCAGAGTTGGAATCCCAGCTCGACCACTGAGGTTGCAACAGTAgccctttattattttcttcatcagAGTCTCTGCATTCAGAAGACTCAGGCCACTAAAGCCTGGCTCCTCAGCAAATTCCATCACCTTAGGGAAGACACTCTGGATGAGGGGTCCAAGCTAAAGGGTCAACAATGGTTTTGCAAAGATTCGGACTCACACCTTGATTCAAAAAATATCTATCATTTATCTATAAAAGTGCCAGGGCTGCTGCAAGCCCTGGGGTGCAGACATAACCATCATATACTCCCTCAAGCACTCTAGTAGGTGATGGAGGCAAACACGGACCCAGAACTACAGTCCACAGTGAAGAGGAatcttacagaggagaaaacaaggACTTGTGGGAGCTCTAGAGAAAGGAACAGCTAGCCCCAGCTAGGACATGGGGCTGTTTCTTACAGGGTTAACAGTGTTGCCAGGCAGATAAgttccaaacaagcaaacaaacaaacaaacaaaacagtttgGACAGCTGTAACTGAGCAGACACTCAAACAGAGCATAGATTTTTCCTGGGGACTTATCTTCCCCACCAGGAGAAAGATACAGATGTTAAAAGCCAGCCTGCCCCATGAAGAAGGGTACAAGACCCAGATCCTATCCCCAGCCAGAGTATGgtgcatagcaggtgctcagtaatcAGCTGTCCAGAGGTTGGATATGTGCTGGACCTGGAGAGAAGAGGTGATGACAGGATGATGATCTCCATTCTAAAAATTAGAGGTCTCAGTAAAAATTCTTAAGTGCTACCAGGGTTCTACTCTCTTGGAGCTGTGAAGGGGGTTTGGGAGGAGACAATGTCAAACAATTACACTATAACAATGACAGCTGTGAAAAGGGTTATGAAGAAGTGTATGGTGATATACACTCTCATAATTAGGTGCACTGGTCCAGTAGTTCTGAGCAGGGAGGGGACACTGGAGTTGAGATTTTGAGCATGGTGTTAAGAGAAGGATGCTGGTTGTAGTGAGGGTGGGATTGCAGAGACAAGGCTCTAGGCAGTGGAACAGCTTGTGCAAAAGCCTAGAAGAGGAAAAGAGCAGGGCTTGTTTAGGGAACAAAGATCTCAGGAGAGATGAGAAAGGTGAGATTGGAGACGTTAGCAGGTATTAGACCATGCAGGGCTTAGTTAGCCATAATTTGGATTTTGAGGGTAAGGAACACGGTTTTTAATTCACTAGTGTTTCCCCATACGCAGTAGATCAGTGGTGCttaaaatttgatgaaagaaTTACTTTGTCCTAAAAATAATGCGATTCACTTTTATGCAGAACAGTGACATTGTTGCCTAATTTTTCTCACCCGTCTAATGGGGATAATTGTCATAGCGAACATTCAGTAAGGTTATGCGCGTCCAGCGTTTAGCTCTTCATAGCCGTGTTATGGGTGAAACGGCTTCCATACCTTCCTAGAACTCGGGGTAGTTTTGAATGTTTGTTTAGGAAGTGTTAGGGGTAGGGGCGTTATGTTTGCTGGAAGGTGGCGCTAGTTTCCGGGGCCGTCGGGGTCGAGGTTGAGTTACTCTCCTAGATTTGAAGCAGAGAAACCAAAGTGCGGCTGCTCAGAATTCTCTTGGCTTTCCGCCTAGGTCCCACCCTACCTCTAGCCTTCGCACCGCCCCTCCCGCCCTCGCCCTGCCAGTCCTCTGTTCTcgctcctcctctctcctcctctgcccgccccaccctcccttcgccccgccccgcctcagCCGGTGGCCGCGCCCCCTCGTCCCGCCCCGCCTTCACTTCACTTCGTGCTCCGCCGGCTGGCACCGCCCCTTCCGCCTTGCGCTGCGGCTGCGCGGGCGGTACAGTCTTTCAGGCCTCTGTTCCCCTTTGCCGGTTCTCATCTTGGTGCAAATTTCCTCCAGCTCCACCATGTGGAGCCGACGGCAGCGCCGCCTCAGGCCGTTGAGCTGCGGGGTGGAGGAGCTACGGTGCCGCCGGCGGGAGCGAGAGGCAGGTGTGGGCGGGCGGGGGAGCACAGGAGAATGGGGGATGGCAGTAGGAGACGAGGTGAGGAAGCCCCCTGGGTCAGAGACGAGTTCTGGGTCCTGGGTGCCCCTCCCACGCTCAGCCGGCTCCTTTGCCCCTAGCACTGCGGAAGGCGCGGAGAGAGCAGCAGCTGGtcagcaagaggctgctgagagACGAAGACCCGGAGAAAGCTGAAGGATATGTGGCTGTGATCCTTGGAGAAGCCGAGGTGAGGGGGCAGGGTGCGTGGTGAGGTCAACGCCATCTGGCGGCAGATTCCTTCTCGAGTACTTGAGTTATGACGCCAGACCTGAACGCGGTCCCTTCAACACATCCATCTATCTAGTGGGCCAAGCCTGAAACCGGGAATTCATCCGAGATAACTCGTGTCCCTCATCCAACATCATCATCCAGTCCGAGATGGTTtttgggtgttttgtttgtttgtttttacctccTAAAGAGCTGTGGAGTCTTTACGTGCCCTTGCCAATGCAATTGCCACCATCCTCTTCTCTGCATACTGAAAGCAGGGCTTTGCATTTTCGGCAACTAAAGTGGGTCTGCAGAATATTAATCATACtaattgtttgcttgtttttatagtttcttcACCTGGACTTTAAATCCACAATAACCTGAACCTTATTTGTCATCATTGAAAACCCAGATGCCTGTACAGCATCTGGCATAGACTCATTTAtggaaaaagtgaatgaaataatttttttttagttcatttattcattcagcaagccTTGGGCATCCTCCGTGTTTATATTATCTATTT
This window of the Camelus dromedarius isolate mCamDro1 chromosome 3, mCamDro1.pat, whole genome shotgun sequence genome carries:
- the CD14 gene encoding monocyte differentiation antigen CD14, coding for MAPVPYLLLLLLPLLRVSADELEPCQLDDEDFRCVCNFTDPEPDWSSALQCMVAVEVEIRGGGRSLEQFLKKANSDPKQYVDMVRALRLRRLTVGAAQVPSQLLVAVLHVLGYSRLKELTLEDLEVTSLLPPPPVKDPGPALSTLRIHNVSWATGGAWLSKLQQWLKPGLRVLNIAQTHPLAFSCAQLRTFPTLTTLDLSDNPGLSERGLTTALCPHKFPALQDLALRNAGMETPSGVCAALAAAGVQPHRLDLSHNSLRAAASDDPRCVWPRTLNSLNLSFAGLEQVPKGLPPKLSVLDLSCNRLNRAPRPDELPEVSNLTLDGNPLLDPGALKHQEDPMPSGVVPACARSALTVGVSGTLALLQGARGYA